The genomic region aaTTATGTGTGACTTTTAAAAGAtagcatttattttcattcattaaataAGACCTTAATCTTTTGAAACATCtagaaagtaattaattatcgGGACATAATTAGCGATTGTGGTGCAAATTGTGTAAACAAAAGGATCattgtcccagcaaacgttattttagttttaggaaagtatttttttaaatcgcttTTTTTCGATTCTCTGCCCGAAGGTGCCTTctaaaggcacgttaaattgtgggtcccggctgttgttcttacatctttgacagtcgttataggtagtcagaagcttgaaaagtctgacaaccagtctaaccaaggggtatcgtgttgcccaggtaactgggttgaggaggtctgataggcagtcgctccttgtaaaacactggtacttagctgaaactggttagactgatagccgaccccaacataattgggaaaggctaggcccaTGATGACTATGGTTGATTCTTCCTCAAAGAGTTATGATCaagtctttaattaaaaacttattccAATGTCGGCTATACTGTCACCTTCCCTACAAATGTGTATATATCATCGACAAACATAATTATGCGTATCTTTGTAATAATAACTTGTATATTATGTTTCACAGATATTACgcatttaataattgtaatttgataATGTCTTATCAGCTGTTATCTAATTCTTTTATCGCATCACGAGAATACAGTGTCTTAGTTTGAATAAAGTCCGATTATTAGATGTCTTCTTGTAAAAACCTACGACTTAAAATCGATTGGAGTTCTTGTCTTAAATGCATCTGAAAATCTGTAAAAGAGACCTTAAATAATCAGGAAATTCAATTTTTcgaaattattcaataaaaacattaaaagaacATCGAGTgattatatttacattgaagATCAGCTTATTTATGGAGGTACAATACTTGTAGAACAAAACAATCAACATCattatttaggttttttctATGGCCCATTATTTTGTTTGGTGGTCATTGTATGGATCATACTTAATTGATTTTCCATCTAGCCGACTTTATATCTTATGCGTTGTTACATGTTaactataaaatcaaaatctaaagtcatttattcaaattaggttactaagtagcactttttgaaggtcaggttacattggacagtacccagtttcgcccacccttcaccgcttcctaagtgcttttgctgtgagagaagaaacggcgcaacgaACTCCCCAGCAACACGCTgcctataataaattatttcttgacTTACATTCTTGCGGATTAAGATAGAAGCAAGATATTCCTATAGTATGGTTGAAGCGATAATAACATGTTCTCTGACgtatcattataaaattttccgGTGCTCTGCAATTTGTATGACGTCTGTCCTGCATAAGCAactgataattactttgtaataagtACAGAATTTGAAAAGTCATTCATTCGTGCCGAGAAACGAACCTACGTTTACCTACCTTTGACTTAGCAGTCTAAAGATGATACCGCTGCtcttacacaatattaattttgcgtcatcaatcaaataataataacaaatgtaataAGGACAGATAGGTTTTTGAAAGATAAAAACTGATAAACAATTGAACATGTTGGATGACAAAGCAGTCTTTATTGATATAAAGAGGTTCTAACATTTATTGAACACGTGTAAAATATAGATATACAAACTTACTCTAGATTGGTGCTTTAGAactatcatcatcctagcctacTCCCAACCATACTGTGGTCGGCGTCCAGTCTAACCAGTTGCAGTatcagtgtttcacaaggaacGACAGcttatctgaccttctcaacccattTTGTTTCACCCTGGGAAACACGATActtcttagttagactggttgtcagtcttTCTAGCTTTTAACTACCCTTAACGactgtaaaaaatatgataataataaccgggatccacaatttaatgtgccttccgtAACACAGATTGACTCTTTCTAAcatagatgatcacccatccacagaTCAACCGTATCGTGTAGTAGTAGCTTTACCACAAGCTCCTCTCAGTGCTCGAGTGTATTTTTGAATCTAAATTATTCAAGGTCACTTTAAGAATCTggtctgcacggatagccgagtagtttgTTAACAGGCCAAAACCACATTGCGCTGTTTTGATCACCGTATAGGATAGGCGTTTGaatgttctgagtctgggtgtatttgtgcatgtggcttaaTTGTTCTTGATACCTTGCGCTATAGGTACATGTGTGGTGTGCGGACTTGTTAAAAGTACTCATATCACGTTTCAAATACAAACGTGATAAACATGTGACAATATTCATGAAATAAACGCTGTCACGTTTCAAAGTAACAGAACTTAAACGAGTGTCATGTTTCAACCTGACATGGGCCAGTTCActtttagaattttgtttttggtaacAATAGACAATTcccaaaaatatgataattcgTGTTACTAATCTTAATAATATACATTGTCATGTGATGAACGAGCTAGtggtgtaaaaataaaatgattttataaaactatgttACGAttgtgagttttattttttcttggctagcttcaaaaccgatgacaatgcaatttacaactataaaaacagctggaagattttgataaaaattacatGGGgtcacatttaaaaacgtaggtttattgattttttgaatctattcattttattatgtaaacagtCTATCCGACTGGATCTCACACTGCATTTGCCGATTCATTATTCACAATTTCTCGGAGAAATATTACTTGTGTATTGACTATCACTACATCTATTCTATGGTGTTTATTTATACCTGAAGGTCATGTGATAATAACCAAAATGTGtggaaaatcattttattatttgtttgtcttATCTTGCATACATATCCCTATTTTccgcttataataataataaatacgttaaaataataaaaccataataaaaaaaaataacttgattcttaataacactttattaattaatgtaaatggATTTTTACGTTGAAAAACAtctacaaagaaaaaaagagaactagtaaaacataataatgttataaatatttataaaataaaaacatttacaaagtcATATCACAGAATGTACGTCCACAGTACGTAACAACGATTCACTAtattgaaactatttaaaattaaaagcatttgaCGGAACTAGGTGCTCATGGCAACCACTGATCAATCACGTTTTATCAAAGGCCTCCAAGGCTGGTCACAGATGCACAGCTGTTGATTAGTTGaccaataaagtttaataaattacagCACTTATCGTGTAAACAATCGACAAATAACGCTTTTTATGACAAGTGGACGTTCAGGAACCACTTCAAAAACTATAGCAACTGTATCAGGTTTTAAAATGTACACTTTAAAAGCTTAAAGTATTGGTTGCCGTGAACAAATTTCGGTGCGACAAATTCAACTACAATTAACATTATCACAAAAGGGCAACCAATGGCCATGAGCGATACATACAATGTCAACTATCAATCAATATTCTCATGGAAATATCatgaacttttaattttcacCACAGCCACATagtttctaacaaaatatttgtataacaaatATATGGCTGAGAGAACTAAAGAAATTGCTGTCAACAGTGCTGCCAGTATGGTGAGCACCAGTTTCAGTTCTAGGTACTCCGCCCACGAGATGttggcggcgggcgagcgcagGTGCTTCGCGCCGCCGTGACGTAACACATGCTCCAATGACCACATAGTCCGGTCAAGCGGAGACATCGGTTGGTCACGCATCAGGGTACGGAGTTTGATGATATTCTTGCGGtagctaaaaaataataattaatttagtctaGAATTCTTCTGTTTTATGACTCATTCACATTTGGTATGATTTTAGGCCCTATAGGCATTTGACATGGCGTTTAAGAAATCTCAAGTTTGCTGGGCTCCTTACGATGATTTTCTCTACCGTTTTTGTCAGACACAAGAATATAGAATTCTTGTGACTTTGCAAGACACAAGaattgtataaaacatttatgaatgtCGGTATTCGAACCGACGAAAATTTACTTGGCAGTTCAAACGCTGTATGTGTGTTTCAATTCATAAGTTTGTAAGATTGTACAACCGGGCTATGATTGAACTTAGTTTTTTGCCCTAGTTACAGGTTTCACATggtttttagatataaaataaacatactagTACATATAAAGGTAGTTGTTTTTTGTACATACCTGTCATCTCCAATGACTCTGTTTATAGCTTCCTTGAAATTTTCCTCTGTAATGGCATCTAAGTCCAATCGCACTCCAATTTTATGAGTTTCATATTTCTCTACATTGTACCACTGGTCCCCCAACATTGGGATTCCTATCAATGGGACGCCAGCTGTTATTGCTTCATCTGTTGATTGCAGACCTCCTTGTGTCACGAACAGCTTGACTTTGGGATGtcctaaaaatattacaaagtcGATGAGAAACAAATCTGGTTTCAGACATTCTTAATAGATGcttttatacaaatacaaaaaattaaatgcgATCAAAGAGCTTTTGACtctttgttttttcaatttttgttattaGAATTACATAACTTTTAATCATTCAATAAGGTCTTGTATCCGGAAacgatttacaaaatatatagataaatgACGTTCATTTATAACATCTTTGACGAAAATTATGCCCTTAGGATCCAATTAGTAAGGACAACGTGaaagtcaaaatttaaattgagaGGATGAAGATAATATTTCTATTCaaagaaaatagtaattaatctcgtattaaaaaaggaacaacGATCCTTTTTTGTCGAAGGCCTACTATCAAGCAAGTGATACGAGTTACTCAAAACAAGATATGACATGTCAAGACATGTTTGTTTGTGAGGTCATAGTTCAACAACATTATTGTCATGACTTTCGTGATGTGggtttactattatttattcatgaaaGCCGTAAGGTAGTGTACGATTATTAATTCTGATTATAAATTAagtgaaacaaaaaatgtagtaaaacaactaatcaaaacaaaaaacaacgtatagtattttgttttttttttttttataaactgttgTTTTTGGTATCCGTCCAAGTAGaaatacaacattattattttttattgacattcGAATTccatcttttaaattattttgagcGATGCGTAATTAATGATTGAATATACAAttgttcatataaaaaaaaagaacattgtaAAGCATACTCTTGATGTTATgcgatattataaaatactagctgacccagcaaacgctgttttgccgaatattattttttctagttgtatgtattatatttttttagtgtgagcaaccctgaTCACGTAGGGGTATAAAAagtagatgttagtcgattgtcagacctactgaatacgcatataaaatttggtaaaaatcggttaagccttttcggaggagtacggtaactaacatcgtgacacgggaattttatatactaCAAGAAGATAAATCAGTTACTCACTCAGCAGATCTGACTGCGGCAACCACTTTGAGATTCTGATGTTCGCAGTACGTCCAGGCAGCTCGTCTCCGTTCCACTTCCATAACACATCGTAAGGTAACTGAGAGAATGCTTTCACTAGCACTTGGATTCTGTCAGCGGGCAGTAGAGTAGGATCGACGTTTGTACCAAAACTGATGTAAATCACGCCATTTTTAGAGGAGTCTAAGTATGATTTCAAATCCTGAAAATCAAAGAAGATTTTAGAAGaatctaaatatgttttaaggtCCTGAAAAAAAGACCTTATTAAAGACTACTTTTTAGACACATGTTAAAGAACAAGAACAAAAAGAGTACAACTTTTTGTAACGCTTTAGACCTTGCATGAATCTGACTAAAATAGTATGTTATACCTTTGGCAATTCTTTCTGCGGATTTTGATGTAAGCCTCCCATATACACGACAGTCGGTGGAACAGGTCGACTGCCAACAAAAACTGGATTCTCATTCAAGAACAGCATTTCAACGTGATTGTAAAGTTCGGACATCGTCGGCGTGTCTGGTCCAAACACTTTCTTCAGTACATTATTTTCAGCAGCTTCTTGTTCAGAGAACATGTAAATGAACCTGTAGTGGTTATATAGCTCTGTGAACTTCTCCCACATCGTCAGATTGTTCAATCTTTGACGAACAATAGTTGGATATAGTGATGGATGCGTGGGAGCACCAACTACTTCAAAGTTGTCAAATACACCTCCAAACGAACTCATAAAAACTACGGGTGCTTCATAGATATGGCGAAAACCTAGTCCGAGTCTATAACAGGCTTCAACAATTATCAAATCAAACTTTTGATCTCGGTTTTTAATCAGACGTTGAACGTTTTCAGTTTTCGTCTGAGCTTCGAATACCtctatgaaaatattcaaaaatattttcatatgatTCACTAAATCGTCCTTGCCACCCTTAGGGGCTGTCATAAATAGCTCTTTCCATATGCCGTAGGATATATCATGGACGTCGATTTCTGTCAAGTTAGCAGGGGCTCCTCCTTTCGGGAAGGCGGGATCTGTGGTGATGACGGTGACATCGTGTCCTCTCCTAGCTAGCTCTTGTGTCACCGGTCGAAACACTACTTGATGGCTGATAGAAGGAGTCGGGAACACTGCCAATATCCTGGCCGCATCATTAAAATTTACGAATAAAATGTAACAcgttaataaatgtaaaaaggcTCCCATCTCGACACGTTCACTCACTCGATGTCGGCGAAGAAGTCACTCGTTTTTGAAGTTCGTTTAGAGTATTTATAGATTGTTTGACAAACGATATAATTAGTCTCAAGAACAAGTAAAATCAGCAGCTCGATCGCGTTCAAGCGGTATTTTCacgaacattaattttaataatgtgggaaacgatttaaattaaaaaatatgtaatgacgttattaaaacattaagtaTGGGTTTgctaatttcttaatattttagtatttagtatttataatacaaatagtacaGACATCCAGGCACTCCTCAGAAAATGGTCTGacagaatgatatttttttttaacgttgaaaaatcaaaaatacactGTAATTTGTGTCGAactcaaagtaaatttattgtTCCTTTGGGTATACATCTACCCCCTATTCTTTGAACCAGCTTTCCGAGTTATTCCGGTACTCTATTTGTGTCAAGTACAAATCTTATATtatagaactagctgttgcccgcgacttcctctccgtgggtagaaaatataagttatgatttatactcgcccagtttttttcacattttccattgtatcttcgctcctatttgtcgcagcgtgaatgtttatagcctaaagcctttctcgatgaatggtctattcaaaacaaaaagaatttttcaatttggtctagtagttcctgagattagcgtgttcaaacaaacaaacaaactcttcacctttatatattagtatagatatagataatagATACAATAATATGGAATACATTCTGACGCGAACGATCATGTAGTCTGCGATATATAAAGCGGAAACATTTTGCTTGAATCGCTAAATGGTACACAAAAGGCAATGACTGGCGTATTTAGCAGCATAGCATTCAAGATCAAGCCGTTTGTGTGCGgaataaaaacacataatacctatacatatattatttactagctgttgcccgcgacttcgtccacgtggttagaagatcttgtgGTGGTGATCTTatcgttttttccacattttccattgtatcttcgctcctattagtcgcagcgtgatgttatatagcctatagccttcctagATAAACAgtcaattcaacacaaaaaaagaaatcaattcGAACcaaacaaccaaacaaacaaactcttcagctttataatataagtatagatgtAATCTATGGTTTTGTCATATTCGTTAATAGATACCGTTAAGATGACCCCATACGATTTGTAGGTGACGTTTTGTGTAGATCAAGCCTTTCgttttaaaaggtttatttaattcGCTTTTATCTGTgaactagccgttgcccgcgacttcgtccccgtgggtacaagatgataatataagttatgatttatacctaccctgtttttgtcacattttccattgtatcttcgctcctattagtcgcagtgtggtggtttatagcctaaagccttcatcgatgaatggtctattcaacacaaaaatatttttttaatttggacccgtagttcctgagataagcgcgttcaataaaacaaacaaactaacttcagctttatatattagtatagagtatagatagatttGTCTGTAATGAAAtcttgcaaatttatttttacctaacgCCCGGTTTCCgattaagttaaaattttgtttgtttaaaatatagtGTGCAATAAGATTCTGCAACCGTTCTCCGACAGTCGTTTCTCCTTTGGACTGTTCACCGACAGGACGTTTCGTTTTTGAGAGATTCGTCGATAGAACGTTTCACCTATGGTGTGTTTCGCCGACAGAATGGTTCGCATTTGTTAGTTTCGACGACAGGACTTTTCAACTATGGAATATTCGCCGTCAGATCGTTTTGTCTACGATTGTTTCGTCATGGCATTTTCACTATTAAACTGAAAAGCCACCAAAAAGCTACTAGCTGGCTACAAAGACATGAagaaagaaattgttttaatggAAAATCGCCTTTACTTTTAATGAATGGTATTTCTATATTACCTATAcatattcgtttatttttttattgcaaacactggggaaataataaaacaaaagattataaaattatttaattacaactgGGTACACatttttaagccaattttaCTACATCTATAGTACAAAAAAAGTTTCTCGAAAGAAGTTGCTTTTTGTATCATTGTAGTAATATAGTAATAGGCGCTTGATACTTAGCttagtataataaaaattatgcgACAAAAATGTGGGTAGTCATgattatctgtttttttttctcttcattGGTTACAGTATGCTCTGCAAACTCATTGACGAttgtgttttttcttaattaacggtttaaaaatgaatgaaagtgAAATTGTGAAGTCGAAACGTGGCAAAGATGTGTTAATTTATGAAGGATATTCGTATCATTTAAATAGGAGGCGTGATAATAACTACTACTGGAGATGTACGAAAAAAGATAGTACTCGGTGTAATGTATCTATTACTTCTTTGCTTACAACCAACAATCAACACATTGTGCTGTACCAAAATCGTGATCATATGCACTTACCCAACCCTGAAAAACGTATTGAAATGAAGTTAAAGGCTAATTTGAAAGATAAAGCTAATCAATCGATGGATTCACCTGCACAAATTATACAGCGGTGCATCCAAATGGTACCGAGTACCAGTGCTCCCCATATGCCTAATAAAGATGCTATGAGGAAACTTATTCAaagagaaagaaataaaaatcttccACCGATTCCAAAGGATATTCACAGTGTCGTGATTCCCGAAGAATTAATGAGCAATGACTGTGGTGAACAATTTCTGATCGGGCACTACATTGATGATAATGAGTGCGTATTAGTATTTTCCACAAAGGAAAATCTGAAATTGCTGAACGAAGCGAAGTTTTGGATGATGGACGGGACCTTTGCTTGTTGCCCGCGTCCATTCCGTCAGATCTATACAGTACATGCAATGGTTGGCGCACCACACTCCACGCATAAAATAGTTCCCCTAGTGTACGGTTTGCTTTCTCACAAGTCAgtaaaatcttatcaaatttttttagaaattgttAAATGCGTGggatttaataaattgaatgtcCATTTGGATCCGGACATTATCCTCACCGATTTTGAATTTTCTGCTATGAAAGctattcaaaaaacatttcccaattgtttaaataaactgtgTTTTTTCCACTTAAATCAGAGTATATATCGACATATACAGAAAGCTGGTCTAGCTACGAAATACAATAATGATGCAGATTTCGCTCATAAGATGCGGCATATCGGTGCACTGGCATTTCTAGAGCCAAGTGAAATTATTGAAGCCTTTGCTATAATAAAAGACGAAATTATACCAGACGAAGCAATTGATGTGATAACGTGGttcgaaaaatattatatcaacgGATCAATGAGAATTACAAAATCAGTTAGCTCTATAATGACAATGAAACGACTTCCACCGCAATTTCCACCTACTCTGTGGTCAGTACATGATAGTATATTATCATATGTTCCTTTATCACAGAACGCCCTTGAATCGTGGCATAACAGATGGAATACACTACTAAATCGACAGAAGTGgaacatatttaaaactatctcaGAGTTTAAAAAGGAGCAAAAGAATACAGTCATCATTATTGAAAGAATAAAATCCGCAGAACCTATGTCTAAGCGAAAGCGTGGAGGTACAGACTATTACAGGAAAAGGATTGAAACACATTTATCTGAAAAGAATCAGATGGacttaaaatcatatttaaatggATGGGCACATATTTGTcacctaattaaataattttatattatttaaacctaGGTATACTTaactacttataataaaactgctaataaaccatttaatccacactttataatataaataaatgaaacgttcattaatcttttgttttattatttccccagtgtttgcaataaaaaaataaacgaatatgTATAGGTAATATAGAAATACCATTCATTAAAAGTAAAGGCGATTTTccattaaaacaatttctttctTCATGTCTTTGTAGCCAGCTAGTAGCTTTTTGGTGGCTTTTCAGTTTAATAGTGAAAATGCCATGACGAAACAATCGTAGACAAAACGATCTGACGGCGAATATTCCATAGTTGAAAAGTCCTGTCGTCGAAACTAACAAATGCGAACCATTCTGTCGGCGAAACAC from Trichoplusia ni isolate ovarian cell line Hi5 chromosome 12, tn1, whole genome shotgun sequence harbors:
- the LOC113499670 gene encoding UDP-glucuronosyltransferase 2B31-like; the encoded protein is MGAFLHLLTCYILFVNFNDAARILAVFPTPSISHQVVFRPVTQELARRGHDVTVITTDPAFPKGGAPANLTEIDVHDISYGIWKELFMTAPKGGKDDLVNHMKIFLNIFIEVFEAQTKTENVQRLIKNRDQKFDLIIVEACYRLGLGFRHIYEAPVVFMSSFGGVFDNFEVVGAPTHPSLYPTIVRQRLNNLTMWEKFTELYNHYRFIYMFSEQEAAENNVLKKVFGPDTPTMSELYNHVEMLFLNENPVFVGSRPVPPTVVYMGGLHQNPQKELPKDLKSYLDSSKNGVIYISFGTNVDPTLLPADRIQVLVKAFSQLPYDVLWKWNGDELPGRTANIRISKWLPQSDLLRHPKVKLFVTQGGLQSTDEAITAGVPLIGIPMLGDQWYNVEKYETHKIGVRLDLDAITEENFKEAINRVIGDDSYRKNIIKLRTLMRDQPMSPLDRTMWSLEHVLRHGGAKHLRSPAANISWAEYLELKLVLTILAALLTAISLVLSAIYLLYKYFVRNYVAVVKIKSS